A genomic window from Bacillota bacterium includes:
- the rpsO gene encoding 30S ribosomal protein S15, translating into MQKELKQEIISKYRLHENDTGSPEVQIALLTERINHLNEHLKIHKKDHHSRRGLLKMVGQRRGLLNYLQRTDVERYRAIVEKLNLRK; encoded by the coding sequence ATGCAAAAGGAATTAAAGCAGGAAATTATTAGCAAGTATAGGCTTCATGAAAATGATACCGGTTCGCCGGAAGTGCAGATTGCGCTTCTTACAGAAAGGATAAATCATTTGAATGAGCACCTTAAAATTCACAAAAAGGACCACCACTCAAGAAGGGGCCTTTTAAAGATGGTAGGACAAAGAAGAGGACTTCTTAACTACCTGCAAAGAACAGATGTTGAACGTTACCGTGCAATTGTCGAAAAACTTAATCTTAGAAAATAA
- a CDS encoding spore coat protein CotJB, which translates to MNLNKQALLKKIMALDFMAVDLQLYLDTHPCDRNALMKYNSIVSQARMLRQTYENMYGPLCSYRSVSKYPWQWINDPWPWNYQFNFRMSGEEL; encoded by the coding sequence ATGAATCTAAATAAACAAGCTCTTTTAAAGAAAATAATGGCCCTGGATTTTATGGCAGTAGATCTTCAATTATATCTTGATACACATCCATGTGACAGAAATGCTCTTATGAAATATAACTCAATTGTAAGCCAAGCTCGAATGTTACGCCAAACTTATGAAAATATGTATGGGCCTCTATGTTCTTACAGGTCGGTAAGCAAATATCCATGGCAGTGGATAAACGATCCATGGCCTTGGAACTACCAGTTCAACTTTAGAATGTCAGGAGAGGAGTTGTAA
- a CDS encoding manganese catalase family protein: MWIYEKKLEYPVKIKTPNPKMAKYIITQYGGPDGELAASLRYLSQRFSMVTPQARAVLNDIGTEELAHLEIVGTMVRQLIEGASIEEIKAEDLGSYYADHDKAVYPLSAAGVPFTAAYIQSKGDPITDLHEDMAAEQKARSTYEWLINLADDPDVIDPLRFLREREVVHFQRFGETLRIVQEYLDSQKYFHVEKFPKAEGK, translated from the coding sequence ATGTGGATTTATGAAAAGAAACTTGAATATCCGGTAAAGATAAAAACCCCCAACCCAAAGATGGCAAAATATATAATAACTCAATATGGAGGACCAGATGGAGAGCTGGCTGCATCATTAAGATACTTGAGCCAAAGATTTTCTATGGTTACACCTCAAGCAAGAGCAGTATTAAATGATATAGGCACTGAAGAACTTGCCCATCTGGAAATAGTAGGTACAATGGTACGTCAATTAATTGAAGGTGCGAGTATTGAAGAAATTAAAGCAGAGGATTTAGGTTCATATTATGCAGACCATGATAAAGCAGTATACCCGTTGAGTGCAGCAGGTGTACCATTTACTGCTGCATATATCCAATCTAAAGGTGACCCTATAACTGACCTGCATGAAGATATGGCAGCAGAACAAAAAGCACGTTCCACTTATGAATGGCTTATTAATTTGGCAGATGACCCCGATGTAATTGATCCTTTAAGATTTCTAAGAGAAAGAGAAGTAGTCCATTTTCAGCGGTTTGGAGAAACTTTAAGGATTGTGCAGGAATACTTGGATAGCCAGAAGTATTTCCACGTTGAGAAATTTCCCAAAGCAGAAGGAAAATAA
- a CDS encoding ATP-binding protein, which yields MIKRIDNYIYKTKLALNSLSIYRGILEDNVISRLNLLISHTHSIVSNAYFMNNIRHSDTGLETFINLYNGFYFHLLEKNYKNLKDYIIDRIIYDENAFSRDAEANIFKNINYNIVDAVKNDLSKLQLVSNLSSQIMKECILKYCNISEFEKPIVENLPSWDNKLETTPMTTLGTKSTATYVSNCNSQLETIRNKFYLNEDWSKCIEDLAHFHATVGCGIFARYRAFIWEYKNNFGYLRGIENPDPITLSELIGYNEERMEVINNTLQFLKGFPANNVLLYGDRGTGKSSTVKAILNEYYEKGLRMIEIPKNYIADFPQIIRLLKGRKNKFIIFIDDLSFEDSTENYTALKAALEGSLESKPSNVLIYATSNRRHLIKEKFSDRIGLQSSFKDDEVRAVDTMQEKLSLSDRFGITVVFSTPDRQKYLDIVEGIARQRGLVIDKDLLHKEALKWELWYNGRSPRTARQFVDWLQGHLSC from the coding sequence ATGATAAAAAGAATAGATAACTACATATATAAAACAAAACTTGCCTTAAATTCCTTATCGATTTATAGAGGTATATTGGAAGATAATGTAATAAGCAGGCTGAATTTACTTATTAGCCATACACATTCAATTGTAAGCAATGCTTATTTTATGAATAATATTAGACATTCCGATACAGGTCTTGAAACCTTTATAAATTTGTACAACGGTTTTTACTTTCACCTGCTTGAAAAAAACTACAAAAATTTGAAAGATTACATTATAGATAGAATTATCTATGATGAAAATGCTTTTTCAAGGGATGCAGAAGCAAATATTTTTAAAAATATTAACTATAATATTGTTGATGCTGTAAAAAATGACCTTTCCAAGCTTCAACTGGTATCAAATTTATCCTCACAAATAATGAAGGAATGTATCCTAAAATATTGCAATATTTCAGAATTTGAAAAACCAATAGTTGAAAATCTACCCTCATGGGATAATAAACTAGAAACTACGCCAATGACTACATTAGGGACTAAATCAACAGCTACATATGTTTCCAATTGTAACAGCCAGCTTGAAACTATAAGAAATAAATTCTATCTGAATGAAGACTGGTCAAAGTGCATTGAAGACCTTGCACACTTTCACGCAACTGTTGGTTGTGGAATATTTGCCCGTTATAGAGCTTTTATCTGGGAATATAAAAATAATTTTGGCTATCTCAGGGGTATAGAAAATCCTGACCCTATTACTTTATCCGAACTTATCGGATACAATGAAGAACGCATGGAAGTAATTAATAATACACTGCAGTTTTTAAAAGGCTTTCCTGCTAATAATGTGTTGTTATATGGAGATAGAGGAACTGGAAAATCTTCGACAGTAAAAGCTATATTAAATGAATATTATGAAAAAGGCCTCCGTATGATTGAAATTCCTAAAAACTATATTGCTGATTTCCCCCAAATTATAAGGCTCTTAAAAGGAAGAAAAAACAAATTTATTATTTTTATAGATGATCTTTCATTTGAAGATAGCACAGAAAATTACACGGCACTTAAAGCTGCCCTAGAAGGAAGTCTTGAAAGCAAACCCAGTAATGTTTTAATATATGCAACATCTAACAGAAGACATTTAATAAAAGAAAAATTTAGTGACAGGATAGGACTTCAATCTTCCTTTAAAGATGATGAGGTCAGGGCAGTAGATACAATGCAGGAAAAGCTTTCTCTTTCTGACAGGTTTGGAATTACAGTTGTCTTTTCTACGCCTGACAGGCAAAAATATCTTGATATTGTAGAAGGAATTGCAAGACAACGCGGTTTGGTAATTGATAAAGATTTATTGCATAAAGAAGCTCTAAAATGGGAACTATGGTATAACGGCCGGTCACCAAGAACTGCCCGCCAATTTGTAGATTGGCTGCAAGGACACCTGTCATGCTAG
- a CDS encoding DNA polymerase III subunit alpha — MRDFVHLHVHTEYSLLDGAIRIKDLIKSTKELGMKSIAITDHGVMYGVIDFYKEAKENGIKPILGCEVYTARRSRFDKETNVDSEQGHLVLLAENNTGYKNLMKIVSTGFIEGYYYKPRIDMEILKKYSEGLIGLSACLSGDIPMAILNGNYEKAKSIALLYDTILGRNNFFLELQFNNIPDQNLANQGLIKLSKETGIPLIATNDVHYLRREDARAHDILLCIQTAKKVNDEDRMKFNTDEVYLKTAEEMWESFKGIPEALENTIKISQRCNVEIEFNKLHLPEYKVPDNQDNFTFLKNLCYEGLKNKYGENISREKEERLDYELSIIRQMGYVDYFLIVWDFIKYAKDKGIMVGPGRGSGAGSLAAYCLGITNIDPLKYNLLFERFLNPERISMPDFDVDFCYERRQEVIDYVVKKYGEDRVAQIITFGTMAARAVIRDVGRALDISYAEVDAIAKMIPFQLGMTIDKALELNPELKGLYNSDMRVKELIDTSRLFEGMPRHASTHAAGVVISKEPVVEYVPLQRNEDSITTQFTMGVLEELGLLKMDFLGLRTLTVLRDAASLIEKAYGVKIDFDNMEMDDSEVYKMISEGKTAGVFQLESPGMTQFMKELKPTCLEDIIAGISLYRPGPMEQIPRYIRNKNNPEYIKYDHPLLEDILNVTYGCMVYQEQVMQIVRQLAGYSMGRADLVRRAMAKKKADIMKEERQKFIYGLTDNNGNIIIKGAVRNGVDEATANKIFDEMMDFASYAFNKSHAAAYAVIAYQTAWLKRYYPVEFMAALLNSFLGSTDKVSRYVNECKLMDIEVLPPDINESDVKFDVVKGKIRFGMAAVKNVGENAAREIIKERERGGNFRNFRDFCERIAGRDINKKCVESLIKCGAFDSLGVYRSKLMGSYEKMMDGIQETKRKNLKGQISIFDISVNVEKTKRDEDIYPDVKEYPSNILLAMEKEMLGLYVSGHPLEEFREEIISNTTLSSMDLKTGGVEVGEELSMDEDEDKLLSDGRWVIVGGIITEKKIKATRNDNLMAFVTLEDLYGTMEIIVFPQVLNKYQELLTRENIVIIKGKLSIREDEEPKIICDEVEPINRLKATANHSIDGININPKSNLENINSNIENGRSEKKNSKLYIKITKDITGKKNGEWMKSTLSLLEFFRGKTPVYFYYPDEKKVKIAEQKYWVTPSSVLISELEERFGRDNVKLV; from the coding sequence GTGAGGGATTTTGTACATTTGCATGTCCATACCGAGTATAGCCTTCTTGACGGTGCTATAAGAATTAAGGACTTAATAAAAAGCACAAAAGAGTTAGGGATGAAGAGTATTGCCATAACCGACCACGGTGTTATGTATGGAGTTATTGATTTCTACAAAGAGGCAAAAGAGAATGGAATTAAACCTATACTAGGATGTGAAGTATATACTGCCCGGAGAAGCAGATTTGACAAGGAAACAAATGTGGATTCAGAACAGGGCCACCTTGTACTTCTTGCTGAAAATAATACAGGATATAAAAACCTTATGAAAATTGTTTCTACCGGTTTTATAGAAGGATATTACTATAAACCGAGAATCGATATGGAAATTCTGAAAAAATACAGTGAAGGATTAATTGGCTTAAGTGCATGTCTTTCCGGGGATATTCCTATGGCTATACTTAATGGAAATTATGAAAAGGCAAAATCCATTGCATTACTATACGATACCATTTTGGGGAGGAATAATTTTTTCCTTGAACTCCAGTTTAACAATATCCCGGACCAGAACCTGGCAAATCAGGGCTTGATAAAATTAAGCAAAGAAACAGGAATACCTTTAATAGCCACAAACGATGTCCATTATTTAAGACGGGAAGATGCCAGAGCTCACGACATACTTCTTTGTATTCAAACAGCCAAAAAAGTAAATGATGAAGATAGAATGAAGTTTAACACGGATGAAGTTTATTTAAAGACTGCCGAAGAAATGTGGGAGTCTTTCAAGGGTATCCCGGAAGCCTTGGAAAATACCATTAAAATCTCTCAACGCTGCAATGTTGAAATTGAGTTTAACAAGTTGCATCTGCCCGAGTACAAGGTGCCGGACAACCAGGACAATTTTACGTTTTTGAAAAACTTATGTTACGAAGGTTTAAAAAACAAGTACGGTGAAAATATAAGCAGGGAAAAAGAGGAAAGGTTGGATTATGAATTATCTATTATAAGGCAGATGGGATATGTTGATTATTTTCTGATTGTCTGGGATTTTATTAAATATGCAAAAGACAAAGGGATAATGGTGGGCCCGGGGAGGGGCTCAGGAGCAGGAAGCCTTGCTGCCTATTGTTTGGGCATAACTAATATTGATCCCTTGAAATATAACCTGCTTTTTGAAAGATTCTTAAACCCTGAAAGGATAAGTATGCCTGATTTTGATGTTGATTTTTGTTATGAACGCAGGCAGGAGGTTATAGATTATGTAGTTAAGAAATATGGTGAAGATAGGGTAGCGCAGATAATAACCTTTGGTACAATGGCTGCCAGAGCGGTGATAAGGGATGTCGGAAGAGCCCTGGATATATCTTACGCTGAAGTGGATGCAATAGCAAAAATGATACCTTTTCAACTTGGGATGACCATTGATAAGGCCCTTGAGCTGAATCCCGAACTAAAAGGGCTTTATAATAGTGATATGAGGGTTAAGGAACTTATAGATACTTCAAGGTTGTTTGAAGGCATGCCAAGACACGCATCAACACATGCAGCGGGAGTTGTAATTTCAAAAGAACCTGTTGTAGAATATGTGCCCCTTCAAAGAAACGAGGATAGCATAACTACACAATTTACTATGGGAGTACTTGAAGAGCTAGGCCTTTTGAAAATGGATTTTCTAGGGCTAAGAACACTCACTGTATTAAGAGATGCTGCCTCATTGATTGAAAAGGCATACGGTGTCAAAATTGATTTTGATAACATGGAAATGGATGATAGTGAAGTCTATAAGATGATTAGTGAAGGTAAAACAGCTGGAGTATTCCAGTTGGAAAGTCCAGGGATGACCCAGTTTATGAAGGAACTAAAACCAACATGCCTTGAAGATATTATTGCTGGCATATCCCTTTACAGGCCGGGGCCAATGGAACAAATCCCGCGGTATATAAGAAATAAAAATAATCCTGAATATATTAAATATGACCACCCGTTGTTGGAAGACATACTGAACGTAACTTATGGGTGTATGGTATACCAGGAACAGGTAATGCAAATTGTACGTCAACTTGCCGGTTATTCAATGGGCAGGGCCGACCTTGTAAGAAGGGCAATGGCAAAGAAAAAAGCAGATATAATGAAAGAAGAGAGACAAAAATTCATTTACGGCCTTACAGATAATAATGGTAATATTATAATAAAAGGCGCTGTCAGGAATGGTGTTGATGAAGCAACGGCAAATAAAATATTTGACGAAATGATGGACTTTGCGAGCTATGCCTTCAATAAGTCTCACGCTGCAGCATATGCAGTAATCGCATATCAGACTGCATGGCTTAAACGTTATTATCCCGTTGAGTTTATGGCAGCGCTCCTAAATAGTTTTCTTGGAAGTACAGACAAGGTTTCCAGGTATGTTAATGAGTGTAAATTAATGGATATAGAGGTGCTTCCTCCGGATATAAACGAAAGTGATGTCAAGTTTGATGTAGTAAAGGGTAAAATCAGGTTCGGAATGGCTGCAGTGAAGAATGTTGGAGAAAATGCAGCAAGGGAAATTATAAAGGAAAGGGAAAGAGGAGGTAATTTTAGAAATTTCAGGGATTTTTGTGAAAGGATAGCCGGTAGGGATATTAATAAAAAGTGTGTTGAGAGCCTTATAAAATGTGGAGCTTTTGATTCTTTGGGAGTATATAGGTCAAAACTAATGGGCTCTTATGAAAAAATGATGGACGGCATACAAGAAACAAAAAGAAAAAACTTAAAAGGACAGATATCTATCTTTGACATTTCTGTAAATGTTGAGAAGACAAAAAGGGATGAGGATATTTACCCCGACGTAAAAGAATACCCTTCAAATATACTCCTGGCCATGGAAAAGGAAATGCTGGGCCTTTATGTATCAGGACATCCTCTTGAAGAATTTAGGGAAGAAATTATTTCTAACACTACATTGAGCAGTATGGATTTAAAAACCGGGGGCGTGGAAGTTGGTGAAGAATTAAGCATGGACGAAGACGAAGATAAGTTATTAAGTGACGGTAGATGGGTTATAGTAGGGGGTATAATTACCGAGAAAAAAATTAAAGCTACAAGAAACGATAACCTGATGGCATTTGTAACTCTTGAGGACCTATACGGAACAATGGAGATTATTGTTTTTCCACAGGTATTAAACAAGTACCAGGAACTATTAACACGGGAAAACATTGTAATAATAAAAGGCAAGTTAAGTATAAGAGAAGACGAAGAACCAAAAATTATCTGTGATGAAGTAGAACCAATTAACCGGTTAAAGGCTACTGCAAATCATAGCATTGATGGTATAAACATAAATCCTAAGAGTAATTTGGAAAATATAAATAGCAATATTGAAAACGGTAGGTCAGAAAAGAAAAACAGCAAACTTTATATAAAGATAACCAAGGATATAACCGGAAAGAAAAACGGAGAATGGATGAAGTCAACTCTTTCTTTACTGGAATTTTTCAGAGGGAAAACTCCTGTATATTTTTATTATCCCGATGAAAAAAAGGTTAAAATAGCTGAGCAGAAGTACTGGGTAACTCCTAGCAGTGTTCTTATATCAGAACTTGAGGAACGTTTTGGAAGAGATAATGTTAAGCTGGTTTAA
- a CDS encoding acyl-CoA thioesterase, producing MLISETRLVVRYAETDRMGIVHHSNYPIWFEAGRTDFIKKLGISYSYIEEKGIFLPLIELKCFYKGAAKYEDEIKVLTRLKKLTYSRIIFHYEILKNMEIKPITAGETIHVWTNTNLKPINIYKHFPDIYKLLSDAL from the coding sequence ATGCTTATATCAGAGACCAGATTAGTAGTAAGATATGCTGAAACCGATAGGATGGGTATAGTGCATCATTCAAATTATCCTATATGGTTTGAAGCGGGTAGAACTGACTTTATAAAAAAACTGGGTATCTCATATTCGTATATAGAAGAAAAAGGTATATTTCTTCCTTTAATTGAGTTGAAATGCTTTTACAAGGGTGCTGCAAAATATGAAGATGAAATTAAAGTATTAACCCGTTTGAAAAAATTAACTTATAGCAGGATCATATTTCATTATGAAATACTAAAAAATATGGAAATTAAACCCATAACTGCCGGTGAAACAATCCATGTATGGACAAATACCAATTTGAAGCCTATTAATATTTACAAGCATTTTCCGGATATATATAAATTATTAAGTGATGCATTATAA
- a CDS encoding J domain-containing protein translates to MNPYEVLGVKEGASEEEIKKAYRELVKKYHPDQYRDNPLAKLAEEKLREINEAYEYLMKQGSSKSGRTYRNYKDSSYSTRDNNYYSRNIYNNVRVHINNGNIRMAEEILDDIANRDAEWYYLKGLVFLRKGWHDDAYTYIQTAINMDPGNIEYREVLNRMNMAYRNYRAGGYRQGHSNDIDLCTFCQCLWCSDCCCECMGGDLIPCC, encoded by the coding sequence TTGAATCCATATGAGGTATTAGGTGTAAAAGAAGGGGCCAGTGAGGAAGAGATAAAAAAAGCTTACCGGGAGCTGGTGAAGAAATATCATCCCGACCAGTATAGAGATAATCCTTTGGCTAAACTGGCAGAAGAAAAGTTAAGAGAAATAAACGAAGCATATGAATATCTGATGAAGCAGGGTTCTTCAAAGTCGGGCAGAACTTACCGGAATTACAAGGATAGTAGTTATAGTACCAGGGATAATAATTACTATAGCAGGAATATTTATAATAATGTGCGTGTTCATATTAATAATGGAAATATACGCATGGCGGAAGAAATACTGGATGATATAGCCAATCGGGATGCCGAGTGGTATTATTTGAAAGGATTGGTTTTTCTAAGAAAAGGTTGGCATGATGATGCATATACCTATATTCAGACTGCTATTAATATGGATCCGGGCAATATTGAATACAGGGAAGTTTTAAATAGAATGAACATGGCCTACAGGAATTATAGGGCCGGCGGTTACCGTCAAGGCCATAGTAACGATATTGACCTTTGTACTTTTTGTCAATGCCTATGGTGTTCCGATTGTTGTTGTGAATGTATGGGTGGAGATTTAATCCCATGTTGTTAA
- a CDS encoding CDP-alcohol phosphatidyltransferase family protein — MNIPNILTTIRFFLIPIFGYFLYEGQYIWSVIVLTISGLTDILDGFIARKFNMVTSWGKLADPLADKLMQLTALILLSAKNKIPLIIVIIFILKELMMVIGSYLLYKQDKVVVSANWYGKMATVIIYFAVILIMFNVPYGIILAIIAVAAALFSFFMYISNFLKIKAGRQKERD; from the coding sequence GTGAATATACCAAACATACTTACTACCATAAGATTTTTTCTAATACCTATTTTTGGTTATTTTCTATATGAAGGTCAGTACATTTGGTCGGTCATAGTTTTAACAATATCAGGATTGACTGATATTTTAGATGGATTCATTGCCAGGAAATTTAATATGGTGACATCCTGGGGTAAATTAGCAGACCCATTAGCCGATAAACTTATGCAGTTGACAGCCCTAATACTACTTTCCGCTAAAAATAAAATACCTTTAATAATTGTAATTATATTTATATTAAAAGAGTTAATGATGGTTATAGGAAGTTATCTTTTATATAAGCAGGATAAAGTGGTGGTCTCAGCAAATTGGTATGGAAAGATGGCTACAGTAATTATTTATTTTGCTGTAATATTAATTATGTTCAATGTACCATATGGTATAATACTTGCTATAATTGCAGTAGCTGCCGCATTGTTTTCCTTCTTTATGTATATATCAAACTTTTTAAAGATAAAAGCAGGCAGACAGAAAGAAAGAGACTAG
- a CDS encoding N-acetylmuramoyl-L-alanine amidase — protein MKKIVLSIILSFIFILFTAFAYAFTPETNAVIANVNIFVKGNRITLEREPVAINGRILAPARTVFENIGARVDWYPEKGSFNIIKGNTVISMAIGQTNAKVNNVSTQLEIPPILVRGTVMVPVRFVAETLNTPVSWDGDNRAVHVGERTSNVNISRGGRQYVVVIDPGHGGNEPGAVYGGIKEKNLNLDIARKLQALLKAEGITVYMTRSDDSYVGLSQRSALANRVNVDMLISIHNNAYKNSSVTGTMTLYYPYSGVNKDGLSSKTLASIVQNEMSKLLGSRNIGIVPRSDLTVLRASRVPAVIVEVGYMSNYNELSKLKSDSYRQKAAEAIKKAILKALNR, from the coding sequence ATGAAAAAAATAGTATTATCAATTATTCTCAGTTTTATTTTTATCTTATTTACAGCTTTTGCCTATGCATTTACGCCGGAAACTAATGCGGTAATAGCAAACGTAAATATTTTTGTTAAAGGCAACAGGATTACTTTAGAAAGAGAACCGGTGGCTATTAACGGCAGGATTTTGGCACCAGCTAGAACTGTATTCGAAAATATTGGGGCTAGGGTAGACTGGTACCCGGAAAAAGGCAGTTTTAATATAATCAAAGGTAATACAGTCATAAGTATGGCAATAGGGCAAACAAATGCAAAGGTAAATAATGTTTCAACCCAATTGGAGATACCCCCGATACTTGTAAGGGGTACCGTAATGGTACCTGTAAGATTTGTTGCGGAGACTTTAAATACTCCAGTAAGCTGGGATGGTGACAATAGGGCTGTCCATGTAGGTGAAAGAACCAGTAATGTAAATATTTCAAGAGGAGGAAGACAATATGTAGTTGTAATTGACCCTGGGCATGGAGGAAATGAACCTGGTGCAGTTTATGGCGGAATAAAAGAAAAGAATCTTAATTTAGATATTGCAAGGAAACTGCAGGCACTTTTAAAAGCAGAAGGAATAACCGTATATATGACAAGAAGTGATGACAGTTATGTGGGACTTTCCCAAAGATCCGCCCTTGCAAACAGGGTTAATGTGGATATGCTTATAAGCATACATAATAATGCTTATAAAAATAGTTCGGTAACAGGAACAATGACCCTTTATTATCCTTATTCGGGAGTAAATAAGGATGGTCTGTCAAGCAAAACTCTTGCATCGATTGTGCAAAATGAAATGTCAAAATTGTTGGGGTCAAGGAATATTGGTATTGTGCCTCGTAGCGACCTTACAGTGCTTCGTGCATCGAGGGTTCCTGCCGTAATTGTTGAAGTGGGCTATATGTCTAATTATAATGAATTGAGCAAGTTAAAATCCGATTCATATAGGCAAAAAGCTGCAGAAGCTATTAAAAAAGCCATATTGAAGGCATTGAACCGATAA
- a CDS encoding spore coat associated protein CotJA, translated as MMPWVPENYLNANNLCYPQPCIPQETVISNVKLARAYVPYQRICTLYPPEEALHAGTAFPELYQPYVIKKTLKPKIMPLREECNHESK; from the coding sequence ATGATGCCATGGGTACCTGAAAATTATTTAAATGCCAATAACTTATGCTATCCTCAACCGTGTATTCCTCAAGAAACAGTTATAAGTAACGTAAAGTTAGCAAGGGCATATGTCCCATACCAAAGAATCTGTACTTTATATCCTCCTGAAGAAGCTTTGCATGCTGGAACTGCTTTTCCCGAGCTTTACCAGCCTTACGTAATTAAAAAAACGCTAAAACCTAAAATAATGCCATTGAGGGAGGAATGTAACCATGAATCTAAATAA
- the mtrB gene encoding trp RNA-binding attenuation protein MtrB, whose product MYNGKDDIYGEYVAIKALENGVNIIGLTRGKDTKFHHTEKLDKGEVLLAQFTENTSAIKVRGKAIIYCRHGEIHSGD is encoded by the coding sequence TTGTATAATGGAAAAGATGATATATATGGTGAATATGTAGCAATAAAAGCCCTTGAAAATGGTGTGAATATAATCGGCCTTACACGAGGAAAAGATACAAAGTTCCATCATACGGAAAAGCTCGATAAAGGTGAAGTTTTATTGGCTCAGTTTACGGAAAATACTTCGGCAATAAAGGTAAGAGGTAAAGCGATAATTTATTGCCGTCATGGAGAAATTCATTCTGGGGATTAA
- a CDS encoding DUF3842 family protein, whose amino-acid sequence MRIAVIDGQGGGIGKAIVERLRKELPETVKIIALGTNSAATVLMLKAGADEGATGENAIVFNSTKVDIITGPIGIILANSMMGEFTPKMAEAIATSPAIKILIPLNKCGIEIVGIKNETIPQHIDSAVLKIKEYCMN is encoded by the coding sequence ATGAGAATTGCCGTTATTGACGGGCAAGGAGGCGGAATAGGAAAGGCTATAGTTGAAAGATTGAGAAAAGAATTGCCCGAAACAGTAAAAATAATTGCATTGGGTACCAATTCAGCGGCTACTGTGCTTATGTTAAAGGCCGGTGCAGATGAAGGAGCTACCGGAGAAAATGCCATAGTTTTTAATTCTACAAAAGTTGACATAATCACAGGCCCAATTGGAATAATTTTGGCAAACTCAATGATGGGTGAGTTTACCCCCAAAATGGCAGAAGCTATTGCAACAAGTCCTGCAATAAAAATATTGATACCTTTAAATAAATGCGGTATTGAGATTGTAGGTATTAAAAATGAAACAATACCTCAACATATTGATAGTGCAGTACTAAAGATAAAAGAGTATTGCATGAATTAA